In Archocentrus centrarchus isolate MPI-CPG fArcCen1 chromosome 24, fArcCen1, whole genome shotgun sequence, one DNA window encodes the following:
- the cep170bb gene encoding centrosomal protein of 170 kDa protein B isoform X1 translates to MSVTSWFLVSSSGTRHRLPREMIFVGREDCELMLQSRSVDKQHAVINYNLTTDEHLVKDLGSLNGTFVNDLRIPDQTYITLKLSDIIRFGYDSHVYVLEKSQHKVPEEALKHEKYSSQLQMSLKASEGKKSDTEERLRGEKTSSTKSLTQEAPACRPTPLYGQPSWWGEEDYGSKVQTSDEPHSDVQKDAPSVDPDFSGCLSDSQPKTAFPSYHREPSYFEIPTKDFQQPKSSGAELHEIPTKDTDTSPATPSPPTPTPPVVQSHASFTIEFDDCMPGKIKIKDHITKFSTRQRKSQAASPKTTITTAPVEVMSAESKVADWLVHSDVSMMKRRPPCEDVYSTKSDLAMNIKTLKGHHHEDGTQSDSEDPVLKGRSKSHHSVRSQHSVQSEQPQVSQQTVPSCQPVHGQLHQPLQYSPPRPASASPVAPERPLSQSPPEAPSPTEAPKQGPPEHLTQQAFIIEFFDDNPRKKRSQSFTHNPAHADSYSALRAKLERRKGGERPASVHGHIPPTQQVTVPLKGQGHGGPQRSSSLKREKTEGEAASSSSSSRSSSGIIIRPFGSVGKKSKLAQEFAAEFLKDSGQNDSSPTRDKGSDPPMSAPPVMMSPHHTRIPSPQEPPAPSSVSYPASPLQPPAISKTSIPTKVPGQAASPVHPSGPPMSPMLPVAVRGGEHKGSQRMARNEEDDSLSDAGTYTIETESQDKEVEEARNMIDQVFGVLDSPEYSGVNTGVYRPVINDGKDEQANLPSDGSAVDLLHGFIPSSISSPPTGPIQVPAAHAAVLEGPKWVSRWASLADSYAEPGSTPPQGECTEDFRLMSPSMGSYSYDNSESESSHSSRTRRLLPQVPPEKLDGVTPSIMIRHESYQSQEPLDRPSGPPHSVDSTQRLSVQDDVDPDSLSDASRSDDGPVLEKMRTNQVRTGVISPGTAVPQLRGQEKVSPPTKSTCFYIGAEDHPSNPEQARSPVQSDRTRDAPAKTPPTTVLIRHLSGHEPKRTGVKPNSSAPNLQTQDKDSIPTKDSCMSSFVRQESFTKDRPSDTIQMKKLPHISSHPSIRDMEQRRETIQDTQSFLQEGALSSLDAKFPSSGSGRSSKKGGSSSHMDDSLSGESDVDTASTVSQVSSKNTPVSSTSKKRPAISSLQKEKSSSSTSIQEKGQQLSARERLSEKRRNQTTTNAATKTEAAKRFQMRRSAGNRGSLDLSEGQQGSSSQWTETPASDHESTRPSNRSKKLIAPLQKEDNGKTSKTATQQVLTRSNSLSAPRPTRASMLRRARLGEASDNEGAETDRGSQNSDHITAAPKVSTEGKKLSRLDILAMPRKRTGSFTTPSDNEASSTGRPGVSNRNSEAVVSTRKTSVGDARQPASKGGGAPGKQPLTRTRSSGAKYPSTGSRRRQKGSDFSSSSEEEYETSGSISKAKRSSHPSTSDQTPRSHRTPTTRTKSVSLETEEDEDQNDVDPYQNWSTHSAEIAKLSQDLAKDLAILAKEIHDVAGDGDSPSSGMGTATSPSSLPNTPASTISAREETSSFPYVRGVRPSQLVHHIPEASLNYQKVPPGSAAVSDLDANMNEPETGSKQRRPWNREEVILDNLMLNPVSQLSQAIRENTEQLAQKMKVLFQNKAEVWEEIEAKISAENEVPLLKTSNKEITSILKELRRVQRQLEVINTIVEPGGSLQAVASGTSLSQTRPSMREKKPTAKPRGAPSNANESTKRPPRGPDGAHYMA, encoded by the exons ATGAGTGTGACATCATGGTTCCTGGTGAGCAGCTCAGGGACTCGACACCGCCTTCCCCGAGAGATGATCTTTGTAGGTCGAGAGGACTGCGAGCTCATGCTACAG tctcGCAGCGTGGACAAACAGCACGCCGTGATCAACTACAACCTGACCACTGATGAGCACCTGGTGAAGGATCTGGGCAGCCTCAATGGG ACGTTTGTAAACGACCTACGGATTCCTGATCAGACCTACATCACcctcaaactgtctgacatcATCCGCTTCGGATACG ATTCTCATGTCTACGTTCTGGAGAAAAGTCAGCACAAAGTCCCAGAGGAGGCCCTGAAg catgagAAGTACAGCAGTCAGCTGCAGATGAGTCTGAAGGCTTCGGAGGGGAAGAAGAGCGACACGGAGGAGCGGCTGAGAGGCGAGAAAACATCAAGTACCAAAAGCCTCACACAGG AGGCGCCAGCGTGCCGGCCCACTCCTCTGTACGGCCAGCCGTCCTGGTGGGGAGAGGAGGATTATGGCAGTAAAGTCCAGACCAGTGATGAGCCACATTCAG ACGTTCAGAAAGACGCTCCGTCTGTGGATCCGGATTTTTCCGGATGTCTGTCGGACTCTCAGCCAAAGACCGCCTTCCCTTCGTACCACCGCGAGCCGAGCTACTTTGAGATCCCCACCAAGGACTTCCAGCAGCCCAAATCCTCAGGGGCAGAGCTCCATGAGATTCCCACCAAGGATACTGACACATCCCCGGCGACGCCTTCCCCTCCCACCCCGACCCCACCCGTCGTTCAAAGCCACGCCTCCTTCACCATCGAGTTTGATGACTGCATGCCGGGCAAGATTAAGATCAAAGACCACATCACCAAGTTCTCCACCCGCCAGAGGAAGTCGCAGGCTGCGTCCCCCAAGACGACCATCACGACCGCACCTGTAGAGGTGATGTCAGCAGAAAGCAAGGTGGCTGACTGGCTGGTCCACAGTGATGTAAGCATGATGAAGAGACGTCCGCCATGCGAGGATGTTTACAGCACCAAGAGTGACCTCGCAATGAACATCAAGACCCTGAAAG GTCACCACCATGAGGATGGAACCCAGAGTGACTCAGAGGACCCAGTTCTCAAAGGAAGGAGTAAATCCCACCATTCGGTCCGCAGTCAGCACTCTGTCCAATCAGAACAGCCCCAGGTGTCGCAGCAGACGGTCCCATCATGCCAGCCTGTCCACGGTCAGCTCCACCAACCGCTGCAGTATTCTCCACCCAGACCAGCCTCAGCCTCACCTGTGGCCCCTGAGCGGCCCCTGTCCCAGAGCCCTCCTGAGGCTCCGTCCCCTACTGAAGCGCCCAAACAGGGTCCACCAGAGCACCTCACCCAGCAGGCCTTCATCATTGAGTTCTTCGATGACAACCCGCGCAAGAAGCGCTCTCAGTCCTTCACACACAACCCTGCTCATGCTGACTCATACTCCGCACTCAGAGCCAAGCTGGAGCGGCGGAAAGGCGGTGAGAGGCCGGCATCCGTGCACGGCCACATCCCTCCCACCCAACAGGTGACGGTACCTCTGAAGGGTCAGGGCCACGGCGGTCCTCAGAGGTCGAGCTCActgaagagagaaaagacagaggGGGAGGCAGCTTCATCGAGCTCTTCTTCTCGCTCCTCATCAGGCATCATCATCAGACCTTTTGGCAGCGTTGGGAAGAAGTCAAAGCTTGCCCAGGAATTTGCTGCTGAATTCCTGAAGGATTCAGGTCAAAACGACTCTTCCCCAACCAGAGATAAGGGATCTGATCCACCAATGTCTGCACCGCCAGTGATGATGTCACCTCATCATACAAGGATTCCCTCCCCACAAGAACCTCCAGCACCATCTTCTGTCTCCTACCCTGCCTCCCCCTTACAGCCTCCAGCAATCTCAAAGACCTCAATCCCAACCAAGGTTCCAGGCCAAGCTGCCTCTCCGGTCCATCCGTCTGGACCTCCTATGTCCCCTATGTTGCCTGTGGCTGTCCGTGGGGGAGAGCACAAAGGTTCCCAGAGGATGGCCAGGaatgaggaggacgacagcttgAGTGACGCCGGGACCTACACCATAGAGACAGAGTCACAGGacaaagaggtggaggaggctCGCAACATGATCGATCAG GTGTTTGGTGTCCTCGACTCTCCAGAGTACAGTGGTGTGAACACAGGTGTGTATAGACCTGTAATAAATGATGGAAAGGATGAGCAAGCTAACCTGCCTAGTGATGGTAGCGCTGTGGACCTGTTGCATGGCTTTATCCCATCTTCTATCAGCAGCCCTCCAACAGGCCCtatacag gTTCCAGCTGCTCATGCAGCAGTTCTAGAAGGCCCTAAGTGGGTTTCGCGTTGGGCCAGTCTAGCGGACAGCTATGCTGAACCTGGTTCCACTCCACCTCAAGGGGAATGTACAGAAG atttCCGCCTCATGAGCCCGTCAATGGGAAGCTACAGCTATGACAACTCTGAGTCGGAGTCCAGTCACAGCTCCAGGACAAGAAGGCTGCTCCCCCAAGTGCCTCCAGAAAAGCTGGACGGTGTCACCCCAAGCATCATGATTCGCCATGAATCTTACCAAAGCCAGGAACCTCTGGACAGACCCTCTGGTCCTCCTCACTCGGTGGACTCCACCCAGCGCCTGTCTGTTCAGGATGACGTGGACCCAGACAGCCTGAGTGATGCCAGTCGCTCAGATGATGGACCTGTTCTAGAGAAAATGAGGACAAATCAGGTCAGGACTGGAGTTATATCTCCAGGGACCGCTGTTCCTCAGCTTAGAGGTCAGGAAAAAGTGTCTCCACCCACCAAATCCACCTGCTTCTATATTGGTGCGGAAGACCATCCCAGTAACCCTGAGCAGGCCCGGAGCCCAGTGCAGTCTGATAGGACAAGGGACGCCCCAGCAAAAACTCCCCCTACTACCGTCCTGATCCGACACCTGAGTGGGCATGAACCCAAGAGGACAGGAGTCAAACCCAACAGCTCTGCTCCAAACCTCCAAACACAGGACAAAGATTCAATCCCAACCAAAGACAGCTGCATGTCGTCTTTTGTCCGTCAGGAGAGCTTCACCAAAGACCGGCCCAGTGACACCATCCAGATGAAGAAGCTTCCCCATATCTCCAGCCACCCATCCATCAGAGACAtggagcagaggagggagaccATCCAGGACACACAGTCCTTCCTTCAGGAAGGAGCTCTGTCCTCTCTGGATGCCAAGTTCCCCTCCTCTGGTTCTGGTCGCAGCTCAAAGAAGGGGGGTTCTTCCAGCCACATGGACGATTCCCTTTCCGGTGAGTCAGATGTGGACACAGCTAGCACAGTGAGTCAAGTGAGTAGCAAAAACACTCCAGTCAGCTCCACATCTAAAAAGCGTCCTGCCATTAGTAGCCTTCAGAAGGAGAAGTCCTCTTCTAGCACATCCATCCAAGAAAAgggacagcagctcagtgcccGTGAACGGCTTTCTGAGAAACGGCGAAACCAGACGACCACAAACGCAGCGACTAAGACAGAGGCAGCAAAGCGCTTCCAGATGCGCCGCAGTGCCGGGAACCGTGGCTCTCTGGATCTCTCTGAGGGCCAGCAGGGTTCTAGTTCACAGTGGACTGAAACCCCAGCATCTGATCACGAATCTACTCGTCCATCCAACCGCAGCAAAAAACTCATTGCCCCTCTTCAGAAAGAAGATAATGGGAAGACGTCCAAGACAGCAACCCAGCAGGTTCTGACACGTTCCAACAGCCTGTCAGCGCCACGGCCAACCCGGGCATCGATGCTACGTCGAGCGCGTCTGGGTGAAGCCTCAGATAATGAAGGTGCTGAGACTGACCGAGGCTCCCAGAATTCTGACCATATCACTGCAGCACCCAAAGTTTCCACTGAGGGGAAGAAGCTATCGAGGCTGGACATCTTAGCGATGCCAAGGAAGAGGACAGGCTCCTTCACCACTCCCAGTGACAACGAGGCGTCCTCTACAGGACGGCCGGGCGTCTCCAATCGGAACTCCGAGGCTGTTGTCAGCACCAGGAAGACATCAGTGGGTGATGCCCGGCAGCCAGCTAGCAAAGGAGGCGGCGCTCCAGGGAAGCAACCTCTGACCCGTACCCGTTCAAGCGGAGCCAAGTACCCCAGCACTG GGTCCCGTCGCAGACAGAAGGGCTCGgacttctcctcttcctctgaggaAGAATATGAGACGAGTGGCAGTATCTCTAAAGCCAAACGCTCCTCCCATCCTTCTACCTCCGACCAGACACCACGCAGCCACCGGACGCCCACCACCAGAACCAAGTCTGTCTCCCTGGAAACGGAGGAGGATGAGGACCAGAATGATGTTGACCCATACCAGAACTGGTCCACGCACAGTGCCGAGATCGCCAA GCTCAGTCAGGATCTGGCTAAAGATCTGGCCATCCTGGCGAAGGAAATCCACGACGTTGCTGGGGACGGGGACTCGCCGAGCTCTGGCATGGGCACCGCCACGTCTCCCAGCTCGCTGCCCAACACGCCAGCCTCCACCATCTCTGCCAGGGAGGAG ACGTCATCCTTTCCATACGTGCGTGGGGTTCGACCATCTCAG CTGGTCCATCATATCCCTGAGGCCAGTTTAAACTACCAGAAGGTTCCTCCAGGTTCTGCTGCTGTCTCGGACCTGGACGCAAATATGAATGAGCCAGAGACCGGTTCTAAGCAACGGCGTCCGTGGAACCGCGAAGAG GTGATTCTGGACAACCTGATGCTGAATCCAGTATCTCAGCTGTCTCAGGCCATCCGGGAGAACACAGAGCAGCTGGCCCAGAAAATGAA GGTTTTGTTCCAGAACAAGGCtgaggtctgggaggagattgaGGCGAAGATCAGTGCTGAGAATGAAGTCCCCCTCCTGAAGACCTCCAACAAG
- the cep170bb gene encoding centrosomal protein of 170 kDa protein B isoform X2 yields MSVTSWFLVSSSGTRHRLPREMIFVGREDCELMLQSRSVDKQHAVINYNLTTDEHLVKDLGSLNGTFVNDLRIPDQTYITLKLSDIIRFGYDSHVYVLEKSQHKVPEEALKHEKYSSQLQMSLKASEGKKSDTEERLRGEKTSSTKSLTQEAPACRPTPLYGQPSWWGEEDYGSKVQTSDEPHSDVQKDAPSVDPDFSGCLSDSQPKTAFPSYHREPSYFEIPTKDFQQPKSSGAELHEIPTKDTDTSPATPSPPTPTPPVVQSHASFTIEFDDCMPGKIKIKDHITKFSTRQRKSQAASPKTTITTAPVEVMSAESKVADWLVHSDVSMMKRRPPCEDVYSTKSDLAMNIKTLKGHHHEDGTQSDSEDPVLKGRSKSHHSVRSQHSVQSEQPQVSQQTVPSCQPVHGQLHQPLQYSPPRPASASPVAPERPLSQSPPEAPSPTEAPKQGPPEHLTQQAFIIEFFDDNPRKKRSQSFTHNPAHADSYSALRAKLERRKGGERPASVHGHIPPTQQVTVPLKGQGHGGPQRSSSLKREKTEGEAASSSSSSRSSSGIIIRPFGSVGKKSKLAQEFAAEFLKDSGQNDSSPTRDKGSDPPMSAPPVMMSPHHTRIPSPQEPPAPSSVSYPASPLQPPAISKTSIPTKVPGQAASPVHPSGPPMSPMLPVAVRGGEHKGSQRMARNEEDDSLSDAGTYTIETESQDKEVEEARNMIDQVFGVLDSPEYSGVNTGVYRPVINDGKDEQANLPSDGSAVDLLHGFIPSSISSPPTGPIQVPAAHAAVLEGPKWVSRWASLADSYAEPGSTPPQGECTEDFRLMSPSMGSYSYDNSESESSHSSRTRRLLPQVPPEKLDGVTPSIMIRHESYQSQEPLDRPSGPPHSVDSTQRLSVQDDVDPDSLSDASRSDDGPVLEKMRTNQVRTGVISPGTAVPQLRGQEKVSPPTKSTCFYIGAEDHPSNPEQARSPVQSDRTRDAPAKTPPTTVLIRHLSGHEPKRTGVKPNSSAPNLQTQDKDSIPTKDSCMSSFVRQESFTKDRPSDTIQMKKLPHISSHPSIRDMEQRRETIQDTQSFLQEGALSSLDAKFPSSGSGRSSKKGGSSSHMDDSLSGESDVDTASTVSQVSSKNTPVSSTSKKRPAISSLQKEKSSSSTSIQEKGQQLSARERLSEKRRNQTTTNAATKTEAAKRFQMRRSAGNRGSLDLSEGQQGSSSQWTETPASDHESTRPSNRSKKLIAPLQKEDNGKTSKTATQQVLTRSNSLSAPRPTRASMLRRARLGEASDNEGAETDRGSQNSDHITAAPKVSTEGKKLSRLDILAMPRKRTGSFTTPSDNEASSTGRPGVSNRNSEAVVSTRKTSVGDARQPASKGGGAPGKQPLTRTRSSGAKYPSTGSRRRQKGSDFSSSSEEEYETSGSISKAKRSSHPSTSDQTPRSHRTPTTRTKSVSLETEEDEDQNDVDPYQNWSTHSAEIAKLSQDLAKDLAILAKEIHDVAGDGDSPSSGMGTATSPSSLPNTPASTISAREELVHHIPEASLNYQKVPPGSAAVSDLDANMNEPETGSKQRRPWNREEVILDNLMLNPVSQLSQAIRENTEQLAQKMKVLFQNKAEVWEEIEAKISAENEVPLLKTSNKEITSILKELRRVQRQLEVINTIVEPGGSLQAVASGTSLSQTRPSMREKKPTAKPRGAPSNANESTKRPPRGPDGAHYMA; encoded by the exons ATGAGTGTGACATCATGGTTCCTGGTGAGCAGCTCAGGGACTCGACACCGCCTTCCCCGAGAGATGATCTTTGTAGGTCGAGAGGACTGCGAGCTCATGCTACAG tctcGCAGCGTGGACAAACAGCACGCCGTGATCAACTACAACCTGACCACTGATGAGCACCTGGTGAAGGATCTGGGCAGCCTCAATGGG ACGTTTGTAAACGACCTACGGATTCCTGATCAGACCTACATCACcctcaaactgtctgacatcATCCGCTTCGGATACG ATTCTCATGTCTACGTTCTGGAGAAAAGTCAGCACAAAGTCCCAGAGGAGGCCCTGAAg catgagAAGTACAGCAGTCAGCTGCAGATGAGTCTGAAGGCTTCGGAGGGGAAGAAGAGCGACACGGAGGAGCGGCTGAGAGGCGAGAAAACATCAAGTACCAAAAGCCTCACACAGG AGGCGCCAGCGTGCCGGCCCACTCCTCTGTACGGCCAGCCGTCCTGGTGGGGAGAGGAGGATTATGGCAGTAAAGTCCAGACCAGTGATGAGCCACATTCAG ACGTTCAGAAAGACGCTCCGTCTGTGGATCCGGATTTTTCCGGATGTCTGTCGGACTCTCAGCCAAAGACCGCCTTCCCTTCGTACCACCGCGAGCCGAGCTACTTTGAGATCCCCACCAAGGACTTCCAGCAGCCCAAATCCTCAGGGGCAGAGCTCCATGAGATTCCCACCAAGGATACTGACACATCCCCGGCGACGCCTTCCCCTCCCACCCCGACCCCACCCGTCGTTCAAAGCCACGCCTCCTTCACCATCGAGTTTGATGACTGCATGCCGGGCAAGATTAAGATCAAAGACCACATCACCAAGTTCTCCACCCGCCAGAGGAAGTCGCAGGCTGCGTCCCCCAAGACGACCATCACGACCGCACCTGTAGAGGTGATGTCAGCAGAAAGCAAGGTGGCTGACTGGCTGGTCCACAGTGATGTAAGCATGATGAAGAGACGTCCGCCATGCGAGGATGTTTACAGCACCAAGAGTGACCTCGCAATGAACATCAAGACCCTGAAAG GTCACCACCATGAGGATGGAACCCAGAGTGACTCAGAGGACCCAGTTCTCAAAGGAAGGAGTAAATCCCACCATTCGGTCCGCAGTCAGCACTCTGTCCAATCAGAACAGCCCCAGGTGTCGCAGCAGACGGTCCCATCATGCCAGCCTGTCCACGGTCAGCTCCACCAACCGCTGCAGTATTCTCCACCCAGACCAGCCTCAGCCTCACCTGTGGCCCCTGAGCGGCCCCTGTCCCAGAGCCCTCCTGAGGCTCCGTCCCCTACTGAAGCGCCCAAACAGGGTCCACCAGAGCACCTCACCCAGCAGGCCTTCATCATTGAGTTCTTCGATGACAACCCGCGCAAGAAGCGCTCTCAGTCCTTCACACACAACCCTGCTCATGCTGACTCATACTCCGCACTCAGAGCCAAGCTGGAGCGGCGGAAAGGCGGTGAGAGGCCGGCATCCGTGCACGGCCACATCCCTCCCACCCAACAGGTGACGGTACCTCTGAAGGGTCAGGGCCACGGCGGTCCTCAGAGGTCGAGCTCActgaagagagaaaagacagaggGGGAGGCAGCTTCATCGAGCTCTTCTTCTCGCTCCTCATCAGGCATCATCATCAGACCTTTTGGCAGCGTTGGGAAGAAGTCAAAGCTTGCCCAGGAATTTGCTGCTGAATTCCTGAAGGATTCAGGTCAAAACGACTCTTCCCCAACCAGAGATAAGGGATCTGATCCACCAATGTCTGCACCGCCAGTGATGATGTCACCTCATCATACAAGGATTCCCTCCCCACAAGAACCTCCAGCACCATCTTCTGTCTCCTACCCTGCCTCCCCCTTACAGCCTCCAGCAATCTCAAAGACCTCAATCCCAACCAAGGTTCCAGGCCAAGCTGCCTCTCCGGTCCATCCGTCTGGACCTCCTATGTCCCCTATGTTGCCTGTGGCTGTCCGTGGGGGAGAGCACAAAGGTTCCCAGAGGATGGCCAGGaatgaggaggacgacagcttgAGTGACGCCGGGACCTACACCATAGAGACAGAGTCACAGGacaaagaggtggaggaggctCGCAACATGATCGATCAG GTGTTTGGTGTCCTCGACTCTCCAGAGTACAGTGGTGTGAACACAGGTGTGTATAGACCTGTAATAAATGATGGAAAGGATGAGCAAGCTAACCTGCCTAGTGATGGTAGCGCTGTGGACCTGTTGCATGGCTTTATCCCATCTTCTATCAGCAGCCCTCCAACAGGCCCtatacag gTTCCAGCTGCTCATGCAGCAGTTCTAGAAGGCCCTAAGTGGGTTTCGCGTTGGGCCAGTCTAGCGGACAGCTATGCTGAACCTGGTTCCACTCCACCTCAAGGGGAATGTACAGAAG atttCCGCCTCATGAGCCCGTCAATGGGAAGCTACAGCTATGACAACTCTGAGTCGGAGTCCAGTCACAGCTCCAGGACAAGAAGGCTGCTCCCCCAAGTGCCTCCAGAAAAGCTGGACGGTGTCACCCCAAGCATCATGATTCGCCATGAATCTTACCAAAGCCAGGAACCTCTGGACAGACCCTCTGGTCCTCCTCACTCGGTGGACTCCACCCAGCGCCTGTCTGTTCAGGATGACGTGGACCCAGACAGCCTGAGTGATGCCAGTCGCTCAGATGATGGACCTGTTCTAGAGAAAATGAGGACAAATCAGGTCAGGACTGGAGTTATATCTCCAGGGACCGCTGTTCCTCAGCTTAGAGGTCAGGAAAAAGTGTCTCCACCCACCAAATCCACCTGCTTCTATATTGGTGCGGAAGACCATCCCAGTAACCCTGAGCAGGCCCGGAGCCCAGTGCAGTCTGATAGGACAAGGGACGCCCCAGCAAAAACTCCCCCTACTACCGTCCTGATCCGACACCTGAGTGGGCATGAACCCAAGAGGACAGGAGTCAAACCCAACAGCTCTGCTCCAAACCTCCAAACACAGGACAAAGATTCAATCCCAACCAAAGACAGCTGCATGTCGTCTTTTGTCCGTCAGGAGAGCTTCACCAAAGACCGGCCCAGTGACACCATCCAGATGAAGAAGCTTCCCCATATCTCCAGCCACCCATCCATCAGAGACAtggagcagaggagggagaccATCCAGGACACACAGTCCTTCCTTCAGGAAGGAGCTCTGTCCTCTCTGGATGCCAAGTTCCCCTCCTCTGGTTCTGGTCGCAGCTCAAAGAAGGGGGGTTCTTCCAGCCACATGGACGATTCCCTTTCCGGTGAGTCAGATGTGGACACAGCTAGCACAGTGAGTCAAGTGAGTAGCAAAAACACTCCAGTCAGCTCCACATCTAAAAAGCGTCCTGCCATTAGTAGCCTTCAGAAGGAGAAGTCCTCTTCTAGCACATCCATCCAAGAAAAgggacagcagctcagtgcccGTGAACGGCTTTCTGAGAAACGGCGAAACCAGACGACCACAAACGCAGCGACTAAGACAGAGGCAGCAAAGCGCTTCCAGATGCGCCGCAGTGCCGGGAACCGTGGCTCTCTGGATCTCTCTGAGGGCCAGCAGGGTTCTAGTTCACAGTGGACTGAAACCCCAGCATCTGATCACGAATCTACTCGTCCATCCAACCGCAGCAAAAAACTCATTGCCCCTCTTCAGAAAGAAGATAATGGGAAGACGTCCAAGACAGCAACCCAGCAGGTTCTGACACGTTCCAACAGCCTGTCAGCGCCACGGCCAACCCGGGCATCGATGCTACGTCGAGCGCGTCTGGGTGAAGCCTCAGATAATGAAGGTGCTGAGACTGACCGAGGCTCCCAGAATTCTGACCATATCACTGCAGCACCCAAAGTTTCCACTGAGGGGAAGAAGCTATCGAGGCTGGACATCTTAGCGATGCCAAGGAAGAGGACAGGCTCCTTCACCACTCCCAGTGACAACGAGGCGTCCTCTACAGGACGGCCGGGCGTCTCCAATCGGAACTCCGAGGCTGTTGTCAGCACCAGGAAGACATCAGTGGGTGATGCCCGGCAGCCAGCTAGCAAAGGAGGCGGCGCTCCAGGGAAGCAACCTCTGACCCGTACCCGTTCAAGCGGAGCCAAGTACCCCAGCACTG GGTCCCGTCGCAGACAGAAGGGCTCGgacttctcctcttcctctgaggaAGAATATGAGACGAGTGGCAGTATCTCTAAAGCCAAACGCTCCTCCCATCCTTCTACCTCCGACCAGACACCACGCAGCCACCGGACGCCCACCACCAGAACCAAGTCTGTCTCCCTGGAAACGGAGGAGGATGAGGACCAGAATGATGTTGACCCATACCAGAACTGGTCCACGCACAGTGCCGAGATCGCCAA GCTCAGTCAGGATCTGGCTAAAGATCTGGCCATCCTGGCGAAGGAAATCCACGACGTTGCTGGGGACGGGGACTCGCCGAGCTCTGGCATGGGCACCGCCACGTCTCCCAGCTCGCTGCCCAACACGCCAGCCTCCACCATCTCTGCCAGGGAGGAG CTGGTCCATCATATCCCTGAGGCCAGTTTAAACTACCAGAAGGTTCCTCCAGGTTCTGCTGCTGTCTCGGACCTGGACGCAAATATGAATGAGCCAGAGACCGGTTCTAAGCAACGGCGTCCGTGGAACCGCGAAGAG GTGATTCTGGACAACCTGATGCTGAATCCAGTATCTCAGCTGTCTCAGGCCATCCGGGAGAACACAGAGCAGCTGGCCCAGAAAATGAA GGTTTTGTTCCAGAACAAGGCtgaggtctgggaggagattgaGGCGAAGATCAGTGCTGAGAATGAAGTCCCCCTCCTGAAGACCTCCAACAAG